A section of the Mesobacillus jeotgali genome encodes:
- a CDS encoding pentapeptide repeat-containing protein encodes MISQSIKNNLTADCENCFGLCCVALPYAKSADFAFDKESGSPCRNLQKDFRCGIHGKLREEGFKGCTVYECFGAGQKVSRITYQGHDWRKQPEKAKEMFDLFPIMQQLHEMLCYLEEAMALKETKSIYPDLHDIYFKMEQLTNLSAAEILSQDIPAHRALVNELLLKTSLLVRSKIKNKKKPKGKNLLGAKMRHADLKGSDFRGALLIAADLREADLRLCDFIGADMRDADLSDANLEGSFFLTQAQINSAKGNDRTRLPLTLSKPKHWG; translated from the coding sequence CATATGCAAAATCCGCGGACTTTGCTTTTGATAAAGAAAGCGGGTCGCCATGCAGGAATTTGCAGAAGGATTTCCGCTGTGGAATTCATGGAAAACTTAGAGAGGAAGGCTTCAAGGGCTGTACAGTATACGAATGTTTTGGGGCAGGACAAAAGGTGTCCAGGATTACCTACCAGGGACATGATTGGCGAAAGCAGCCAGAGAAAGCCAAGGAAATGTTTGACCTTTTTCCTATCATGCAGCAGCTTCATGAAATGCTCTGTTATCTTGAGGAAGCAATGGCATTGAAGGAAACAAAATCGATTTATCCAGATCTTCATGATATTTATTTTAAAATGGAGCAGCTTACAAACCTTTCTGCGGCGGAAATCCTCTCTCAGGATATTCCTGCACATCGCGCGCTTGTAAACGAACTGCTTTTAAAGACAAGTTTACTGGTCCGCTCTAAAATTAAGAATAAGAAAAAACCTAAAGGTAAGAATCTGCTTGGGGCAAAAATGCGACACGCAGACCTAAAAGGTTCCGATTTCCGTGGTGCTTTGCTGATTGCGGCTGACCTTAGGGAAGCTGACCTGAGGCTGTGTGATTTTATTGGTGCAGACATGAGGGATGCTGATTTAAGCGATGCCAATCTTGAAGGCAGTTTTTTTCTTACCCAGGCACAGATTAACTCGGCAAAAGGAAATGACCGGACAAGACTGCCTTTAACTTTATCAAAACCAAAACATTGGGGGTGA
- a CDS encoding DUF2785 domain-containing protein, with translation MVTAGFLKIELKELDFNNPETITNKNLDRLIKDMVEHIGSTDPELRDKLIYTSFYYLIKQDYLNDQQMDYLLMTCIDKDHLFYNIGSKNNDSVFTRAFSSLVVALILGQDRDARFLSEHSVIKAIKSSIKYLQQEEDTRGYVEEKGWAHSIAHGADLMDEAVKHPLFDITLTCECLQTIRRCILIETAYTDEEDERLISAITALLEKGMKEDHLKEWVVNLSNEITEIKRKNGFTPTFFRKNTNLKQFLKSLYFRLIFLNKGGQIRKEIERILKENLIV, from the coding sequence ATGGTAACGGCAGGCTTTTTAAAAATAGAATTAAAGGAATTGGATTTTAATAATCCAGAAACAATTACTAACAAAAATCTCGACAGACTCATCAAAGACATGGTTGAACATATAGGCTCCACTGACCCGGAATTAAGGGACAAATTGATTTACACGTCGTTTTATTACCTTATTAAGCAGGATTATTTAAATGATCAGCAAATGGACTATTTACTGATGACATGCATTGACAAGGACCATTTATTTTATAATATCGGTTCAAAAAATAATGATTCAGTATTTACCAGGGCATTTTCCTCTTTAGTGGTTGCCCTTATTTTAGGACAGGATCGAGATGCAAGATTTTTGTCGGAGCACTCGGTCATTAAAGCTATCAAAAGCAGCATTAAATATCTTCAACAGGAAGAAGATACGCGAGGATACGTCGAGGAAAAAGGGTGGGCACACAGCATTGCTCATGGTGCTGATTTGATGGATGAAGCCGTTAAGCACCCTTTGTTTGATATTACTTTGACATGTGAATGTCTGCAGACCATCAGGAGATGCATTTTAATAGAAACTGCCTATACAGACGAAGAAGATGAGCGGCTGATTTCAGCAATAACTGCTCTTTTAGAAAAAGGCATGAAAGAAGACCATTTAAAAGAGTGGGTTGTGAATCTATCGAATGAAATAACAGAAATTAAAAGAAAAAATGGGTTTACACCGACCTTTTTTCGGAAGAATACGAATTTAAAACAATTCTTAAAATCACTTTATTTCCGTTTAATATTTCTTAATAAAGGCGGTCAAATACGAAAAGAAATCGAACGTATATTAAAGGAGAATCTAATAGTTTAA